CAGAGAGTTGACCTGGGTTTATGTTTACAGAGTAACCAGAGAGTTGACCTGGGTTTATGTTTACAGAGTAACCAGAGAGTTGACCTGTACTCGTGGCGTTCTGGTGGCGGAGAGGTGCACACATCCCTGCAGGGGCACACACGTGTCATCAGGTAATGGTTGAGTCTAAACCCCTTGTGTGCCACCTGTGATCTGGTAATGGAAGGTGGTCAGTAGTCAAGCCAGAGTTTCCCAGGTATTTCTGAGTAGCTCAGTTGTCACAGCATGCTATTTACAGTGCTCGGGTTGTAGCTTCATTTTTCCATTGGGGACGGGTtggaaaaaagtaaaaatgtaaatgtatgcacGCACTATTCTCAAGGCGCTAAATGGCCACTAAGTGTACGCTAAATTACttccattttaaatgtagatgcgtgtttgtttcttttcatcCTAAAGTGACTTGGACTGGTCCTGTTTTGAACCTGAACATCTAGTCACCAGCTCTGTGGACACATACATCTATATCTGGGATACCAGGTAGGATATGCATGTTCAGTCTATTTAATAAAACActatttacatcagcagatatGCTGCTTTACAGGACCCAGAGCCTATAAACCAAAACACCTCCTAAAAACGTTTTAGTATGGACTGCTAgtacatttcatatttaaatCTGCAGTATTGACTCCTGGTGAATATCAGTTTTAAATCTAATCCCACAGAGACACAAGGAAGCCAACAGTGGCGTTGTCTGCCGTGGGTAAGTAGTTATATCTTAATGACGAGTGTACTGCATACTCTTCTGTTTTGGACTTATCCACCTAGTCTTACTAAAATACTGTGTGGATGTTCCACCTTGCTCTGTTCAAGTCTGTCGACTTCATGTGAGTTGCTCTGGATAGGAGCGTCTCCTAAATGATTAAGATGTTAAATCTAATCTATCTAGCGGGGGCATCTCAGGTCAAGTGGAACAGGCGTAATCATTGCCTCCTAGCCTCCAGCCATGACGGAGATGTTCGTATCTGGGACAAGAGAGTACGTACCGCATTATGACATCTAATACATCTGGTAAGGCATTATGACATCTGATATCGCATTATGACATCAGGTATCTGTTCCCCAGAAACCTAACACAGCTGTGGAGTATGTTGCGGCTCACCTGTCAAAGATTCACGGTCTGGACTGGCATCCTGACAACGAATACATCCTGGCAACCTCCAGTCAAGACAACTCTGTCAGGGTAAATTACATGAATACAACCTGGCAACCTCCAGTCAAGACAACTCTGTCAGGGTAAATTACATGAATACAACCTGGCAACCTCCAGTCAAGACAACTCTGTCAGGGTAAATTACATGAATACAACCTGGCAACCTCCAGTCAAGACAACTCTGTCAGGGTAAATTACATGAATACAACCTGGCAACCTCCAGTCAAGACAACTCTGTCAGGGTAAATTACATGAATACAACCTGGCAACCTCCAGTTAAGACAACTCTGTCAGGGTAAATTACATGAAACATCCTGGCAACCTGCAGTCAAGACATCTCTGTGGGGGTAAATTACATGAATACAACCTGGCAACCTCCAGTTAAGACATCTCTGTGGGGGTAAATTACATGAATACAACCTGGCAACCTCCAGTAAAGTATTTCATCGTTTTGGCATAGCTCTGATTTAGCTAACCGGAGTTACCTAGTCAACGATTGGCTGATTAGTAGACAAACATATACTTCTAGGTGATTTAGtggacactcttatccagagctacTTTCACTAGGGGTTGCTTACATTTCCATACTTTCCTGTACTGGCTGAATTGATCCTCAACCCTGGCATAGCAAATGCCGAGCTCATACCGAGTGAGCTGCATCAGACCGATGTCCATTTCTGCTCTGGTTCTGGGACATTCCTCAGTGTATTTACGGCACTGTTCATCCTTATCATCTCTGTATAGTTCTGGGACTTCAGACAGCCAAGGAAGTACCTAAATATCCTGTCTTGTCAGGTTCCTGTATGGAAAGCCAGATACACTGTGagtattatttttcttaatgtattCTGTAATTGCCCTCATTCACCAACTTAATCCAGCAAATATTCTCTAAAACGTGTGAAGAATCTACAGTGACGGAGCCATCTGGGGAATCTCAGAGTCTCTgtaatgtctgtttgtttagcCCTTTTCCAATGGCCTGGTGACCGTAATGGTTCCCCAGCTGAGGCGTGAGAATAGCTTGTTGCTATGGAGCAGTCTGGATCTCAACAACCCTGTCCACGCCTTCGTGGGACACGACGATGTGGTGCTGGAGTTCCAGTGGCGCCCCCAGAAAGAGGGTGAGTTTTCCCCATGTCTCTATTCTGGTCCATGTCTCTGTCCCACATGTTACCATAATGTCTTCCCCTAAAAGGGTTGTGGGTCAGTCCTGGTAACTGCTACATGTTTACTAGCCTGGGTCAGTGTTGGTAACTACTACATGATTACTAGCCTGTGTCAGTGTTAATAACTACAACATGTTTACTAGCCTGGGTCAGTGTTGGTAACTACTACATGATTACTAGCCTGTGTCAGTGTTAATAACTACAACATGTTTACTAGCCTGGGTCAGTGTTGGTAACTACTACATGATTACTAGCCTGTGTCAGTGTTAATAACTACAACATGTTTACTAGCCTGGGTCAGTGTTGGTAACTACTACATGATTACTAGCCTGTGTCAGTGTTAATAACTACAACATGTTTACTAGCCTGGGTCAGTGTTGGTAACTACTACATGATTACTAGCCTGGGTCAGTGTTGGTAACTACATGATTACTAGCCTGGGTCAGTGTTGGTAACTACTACATGATTACTAGCCTGTGTCAGTGTTAATAACTACAACATGTTTACTAGCCTGGGTCAGTGTTGGTAACTACTACATGATTACTAGCCTGGGTCAGTGTTGGTAACTACATGATTACTAGCCTGGGTCAGTGTTGGTAACTACATGATTACTAGCCTGGGTCAGTGTTGGTAACGACAACCAGAGGCCAGGCTATATGTTCCCCCTATCCTAAACTGTCATCATAAGTCTACCTGCTAATAGAATAATGTTGTGGGATTCTCCTTAGACTTGTGTTGTGTTACGGTGTTGTCTCTACTGGACCCTGTCTTGTTATGTCTCCTCCCAGGGTCTAAGGACTACCAGCTGGTGACCTGGTCCAGGGACCAGACTCTGAGGATATGGAAGGTGGACACTCAGCTTCAGAAGGTCAGCGGTCAGGGTTAGATTGCAGGTCAGACTGATATGGCGGGGGATACTCAGCTTCGGAAGGTCAGATGTCAGGGTTAGGATCCAGGTCAGACTGATATCcagaaggtcagaggtcaagttTAGGATACAGGTCAGACTGATATGGCGGGTGGATACTCTGCTTCggaaggtcagaggtcaggatTAGGATGCAGGTCAGTCTGATATGGCGGGTGGATACTCTTTAACCATATTGTTGATATAGCCATGGAATGCTATATATGTCATTGATCCCCTATACATCAGCATACAGCAATTTTTTTGCCGTCTATTTCCATCCtgtgggttaggtttagggtaaaattTTTGGGGACAGTATTAGAATTGAGAACACTTTTAGGTTTTGGCATTCTGGGTTAGAGTTAGACACCAGGTAATGTTTAGacaaaatgctgtttttttgttttctagtccccacaaggatagaaatacaaatgtgtgtgtgtgtgtgtgtgtgtgtgtgtagctgtgtgcCAATGATCTGGTAGAAGACTTGATGGAGGGGATGAGTTTAACCACAGAGTCAGAGAAGATCCTGCCCTCACCGGACCATGAATCTGCAACTCACATCTCTGGCCAGTTAGCTGACGACATACTGGGTGAGGGAAGATGGGGGAGGAGTACCCTAATTActgtttatttaaatatgttgCTGTATTAAACCAATGGTTTTCCATTTTGTGATTCAGTAGTATGGGAATATTGGTCACAGGtttgtaattgttgtctatTCAATACACAGCCATGTATGTCTCTGAAACCAGAATATAGGGGAATAATAGTCTATATTCAATACAAAGTAACCTTAATATAGTAGAATAACAATCTGTATTCAATATAAATTAAGCTGAATGTAGAAGAATATGTTAAATGCACAGAAACCAAAATGTAGTAGAATAATGTCCATACATTGTGCAGGAATCGAAATACAGCTTTCTCAATTCAAAACACAGTAGTCCAATAGACACTACGACGGCCTGGGTTCCCCATTAATACCCGTGTATTTTTCTTGTTAATTCAGACCAGGATGGTCTGCTGAACTCCACTGGTAGACATGACCCTTCGGGGTTGCCCCAGACACTGCAACAGGAATTCTCTTTGGTCAACCTGCAGATCAGAAACGTCAACGTGGAGGTCAGACTGAAGTCTCATACAGCTGGATGTTCTGAAGCCTTGATGGATGCAGTGATCTAGTGTGAATGTCCTGAAGTGTAAATGGATGCAGTGATATAGTGTGAATGTCCTGAAGTGTAAATGGATGCAGTGATCTAGTGTGAATGTCCTGAAGTGTAAATGGATGCAGTGATCTAGTGTGAATGTCCTGAAGTGTAAATGGATGCAGTGATATAGTGTGAATGTCCTGAAGTGTAAATGGATGCAGTGATATAGTGTGAATGTCCTGAAGTGTAAATGGATGCAGTGATATAGTGTGAATGTCCTGAAGTGTAAATGGATGCAGTGATCTAGTGTGAATGTCCTGAAGTGTAAATGGATGCAGTGATATAGTGTGAATGTCCTGAAGTGTAAATCGATGCAGTGATATAGTATGAATGTTCTGAAGTGTAAATGGATGCAGTGATATAGTTTGAATGGTCTGAAGTCTATGTGGATGCAGTGGTGTAGCTTGACCTGAATTTAGTACAAGAAGATGTTTTATGTCAGGATAAATTAAGCTATGCAGTGTGATAGTTTTGAATTCTAAACAAGATCAGTGATTTAGTGTGATTGTTTTGATGTCTACACGAGATCAGTGATGCAGTGTGATTGTTTTGGAGTCTAGATGGATGCAGTGAACCGGAGCTGTGTGGTGTCAGCTGTCTTTGGGACCATTCAGGTGCGACTGGTGGTGAAGTTCCCAGCTCATTACCCCAACAATGCTGCCCCGTCCTTCCAGTTTGTCTCCCCCACCACAATCCCCTCCACAATGAGGACCAAGAttcaaaaggtgtgtgtgttgtgctatTTCTAACCATGTGTCCAGATAtatttacttttaaatgtatttgtaaatgcCTGTATTGAGATAATGTGGtatattcaattcaattcaCTTCAGCTTTATTATATTCTCTCACCTGGCTATCTTAAGGGGGATATGGTATGTTGGATCACCTGGTTAAGAGGAATGAGCCAACTTATCTCTGGACGAGAGTGTCTGCTGAATTTCAGATGTAGTGAAATACTTTACGTAATGTGGATTCAAAATAGCGAACATGTATCTCtaaatgactctgtggttgggTTCCCTCTGTAGATCCTAACAGACACATCACTGCAGAAGGTCAAAAGGAACCAGAACTGCCTGGAACCCTGTGTGAGACAACTGGTTTCCTGTCTGGAGTCTTATATGGTGAGAGGCACAGACACATTTATGTGTTTTGAATTGAGCATGTTCATTGGTCCACGCAAACAAACCCAAGAATGTGTccttcctcccccttctctcccccttttctctctgtctccctctctctctctgtgtctctggatctctctctctccctctctctctggatcTCTCTTGGTcttgttccctccctcccctttgtCCAGACCCAGGAGGACAGCGGTGCTGCCAATCCGTACCTCCTAACTAACCCTGTGACCCCGGCTCTGCCGGCGTTTCCCCGGGTCACCAACACCTATGGCTCCTACCAGGACGCCAACATCCCCTTCCCGCGCACCTCGGGCGCTCGCTTCTGTGGCACTGGCTGCCTAGTGTACTTCACCAGACCAATCACCATGCACCGCTCTGTTCCGACCACAGAGCCGACGCCCAGGTATCACGCACAGATCTTATACAGCTTTGTgtttctgagagagagagagagtgtgtgtgagactgagagagtgtgtgtgggattgtgagggtgtgtgtgattgtgagtTTATTTGGTTAGAGTGTGCGAGAGTGTGTGCGAGATTGTGAGTGTGCAATTGTGAGTTTATTTGGTTAGAGTGTGATTGATTGTGAGAGAGTTTATGTgggttagagtgtgtgtgtgtgtgtgtgtgtgtgtgcgcgtgtgtgcgcgtgtgtgtgtgtgtgtgtgtgtgtgtgtgcgcgtgtgtgtacgtgcgtgcgtgcgtgcgtgtgtgtgtgtgtgtgtgtgtgtgcgcgtgtgtgtacgtgcgtgcgtgcgtgtgtgcgcgttaACCGGTGCATTCATTTCCAGGTCCCTATCGGCCCTGTCAGCGTACCACAGTGGAGTTCTCACTCCCCTGAAAATGCGCACGGAGTCACAGAGCACGTTGAGGCTGTACGGTGGCAGCCCCACACGCACCGACAAGGACCCGGTCTCCATATCCTCCTTCTACTACAAGGAAcgggtgagacacacacacctgatgtGCACTAgggggcactgtttccctctgaCCGGAGCCCTGGTTCCAGTCCCAGTCCCAGTACCACGTTGTTTGTCGACCTCCAGGGGTTTTACTTGGATGACCCCTTGGGGATTTTTGGACACGTTCATTTTGTCAGACAGAAAACCACCCCATACACCTGACGATGGGTGGGTCTATGATGTCATGGTGGTGGGTGACTTCCACCGGTCCTGGAGCCCTCAAAGATTATTGGCATTTTGAACTTTACTGGGGTTGTAATTCATAATCATGCGGTAATCCGTGGACGGCAGGATATTTTGACTTGGGGACATCTGCCAGGAGGATGACGCTTGGCTGCAGTTGAATCTTCCCGAGAGACAGATGACCCCAAGCATATGTAATTACTTTTAATTGGCCACAGCATCCATATTTCAGAATGGCCCTCTTACACAATGGACCTGAAGACAACTTTACCCAATGGGTGTACATTTTGACATGACTGTACAGTAGGACTGTTGGAATGATATAAGATCCcttcaaatgtgttttccacCTCATACATTATTGTAGTGGCACCTGTCAAGCCAAAGAATTGTCCCACAGAATGGCGTAGTCTGTGTATGTTTTGATTTCTGCCCTATGTTATCAAAACCACTAGCTTTCAAAGTTGGAATTTCCAGGCTAACTGAGAACTGAGATATGGTAGTGATTTTAGGCACAACATATTATATAATCTGggccaaaatgggaggtttcataaatgtttttgttaattcCAAAAGTCCCACACCGTagctttaaattaaatatatcgTTGGTATATAattgttatgtacagtatattatagtaTAACTATGAGAAATTGTACATCTGGGAATGATATTGCTATAGCTGCTGTCAATATGGCTATAGCTACCTCATTCATACAGCTGACATTATAGTTATCGCTAACTCATTCATATAGCTGACAAAGTTATAGCTAACTCATTCAAATAGGTGACATTATAGTTATATAGCTGACATTGTAGTTATAGCTAACTCATTCATATAGCTGACATTACAGCTATAGCTAACTCATTCAAATAGTTGACATTATAGCTAACTCATTCATAAAGCTGAAATAATAGTTATAGCTAACACATTCAAGTAGCTTACAAAGCTATAGTTAGCAAACATTATAGCTGTACCTAACTCATTCATATAGCTGACATAGCTAACCCATTCATGTTGCTGATATGGTTGCTATTGCTAGCGTTTTCATACTGCTGAAATCATAGCTATAGCTTGTTAATTCATATCACTGACAGCTTCCTTATCCATCTATGTGACATTATAGCTAATGTTTGTGCTGCTGATACTATTATAGCTAGCTGATTCATATAGGAGACTATATAGCTAGCTGAATTTATAGCTATTGCTAACTCATTCATATTGCTGACATTATAACCATTGCTAGCTCATTTGCACTGCTTATAGCAATAACTGGTTGATTCCAACTTCTGACTTTATAGCTCAAGCTAGTTCATTCATATTGCTAACATTCTGTTCTCCATACTTCCTGG
This sequence is a window from Esox lucius isolate fEsoLuc1 chromosome 17, fEsoLuc1.pri, whole genome shotgun sequence. Protein-coding genes within it:
- the wdr59 gene encoding GATOR complex protein WDR59 isoform X1 yields the protein MAARWSSENVVVEFRDAQATAMSVDCLGQHAVLSGRRFLLMVSLEAPFEAPRKISRQSKWDVGTVQWNPHKAESHVFAASSNQRVDLYSWRSGGGEVHTSLQGHTRVISDLDWSCFEPEHLVTSSVDTYIYIWDTRDTRKPTVALSAVAGASQVKWNRRNHCLLASSHDGDVRIWDKRKPNTAVEYVAAHLSKIHGLDWHPDNEYILATSSQDNSVRFWDFRQPRKYLNILSCQVPVWKARYTPFSNGLVTVMVPQLRRENSLLLWSSLDLNNPVHAFVGHDDVVLEFQWRPQKEGSKDYQLVTWSRDQTLRIWKVDTQLQKLCANDLVEDLMEGMSLTTESEKILPSPDHESATHISGQLADDILDQDGLLNSTGRHDPSGLPQTLQQEFSLVNLQIRNVNVEMDAVNRSCVVSAVFGTIQVRLVVKFPAHYPNNAAPSFQFVSPTTIPSTMRTKIQKILTDTSLQKVKRNQNCLEPCVRQLVSCLESYMTQEDSGAANPYLLTNPVTPALPAFPRVTNTYGSYQDANIPFPRTSGARFCGTGCLVYFTRPITMHRSVPTTEPTPRSLSALSAYHSGVLTPLKMRTESQSTLRLYGGSPTRTDKDPVSISSFYYKERKPLQSGLRRWSMQIAHDCPKSRRFKTKREGAEYGNRPIKLAGKVIIQEISCLLPVHKALGEAYILNVNDIQDTCQKNAAAALALGRRDVAKVWALASAATSLDLSPDCESDPDTDTPWARHPFGRHLLETLLDHYSKMSDIQTLAMLCSVFRTQGCSQMSDVQTLAMLCSAFRTSGCPQDYFSLYGQHAPGRSTQIPPHHSRYPSYTSSSMTSGSCSSTSDSTTTTTWNVGRDPEHIPPWGESSPDDYRYANQPYTDPREREKELHDMNKKLLDPTNTLQFDDFKKYYGEILHRWGLKEKRAEVLKFISCPPEPHRGIEFGVYCCHCRSQACGTQCAVCKRFTFQCAICHVAVRGSSNFCLSCGHGGHTSHMMEWFRTQDECPTGCGCRCLLQSTF
- the wdr59 gene encoding GATOR complex protein WDR59 isoform X2 — encoded protein: MAARWSSENVVVEFRDAQATAMSVDCLGQHAVLSGRRFLLMVSLEAPFEAPRKISRQSKWDVGTVQWNPHKAESHVFAASSNQRVDLYSWRSGGGEVHTSLQGHTRVISDLDWSCFEPEHLVTSSVDTYIYIWDTRDTRKPTVALSAVAGASQVKWNRRNHCLLASSHDGDVRIWDKRKPNTAVEYVAAHLSKIHGLDWHPDNEYILATSSQDNSVRFWDFRQPRKYLNILSCQVPVWKARYTPFSNGLVTVMVPQLRRENSLLLWSSLDLNNPVHAFVGHDDVVLEFQWRPQKEGSKDYQLVTWSRDQTLRIWKVDTQLQKLCANDLVEDLMEGMSLTTESEKILPSPDHESATHISGQLADDILDQDGLLNSTGRHDPSGLPQTLQQEFSLVNLQIRNVNVEMDAVNRSCVVSAVFGTIQVRLVVKFPAHYPNNAAPSFQFVSPTTIPSTMRTKIQKILTDTSLQKVKRNQNCLEPCVRQLVSCLESYMTQEDSGAANPYLLTNPVTPALPAFPRVTNTYGSYQDANIPFPRTSGARFCGTGCLVYFTRPITMHRSVPTTEPTPRSLSALSAYHSGVLTPLKMRTESQSTLRLYGGSPTRTDKDPVSISSFYYKERKSRRFKTKREGAEYGNRPIKLAGKVIIQEISCLLPVHKALGEAYILNVNDIQDTCQKNAAAALALGRRDVAKVWALASAATSLDLSPDCESDPDTDTPWARHPFGRHLLETLLDHYSKMSDIQTLAMLCSVFRTQGCSQMSDVQTLAMLCSAFRTSGCPQDYFSLYGQHAPGRSTQIPPHHSRYPSYTSSSMTSGSCSSTSDSTTTTTWNVGRDPEHIPPWGESSPDDYRYANQPYTDPREREKELHDMNKKLLDPTNTLQFDDFKKYYGEILHRWGLKEKRAEVLKFISCPPEPHRGIEFGVYCCHCRSQACGTQCAVCKRFTFQCAICHVAVRGSSNFCLSCGHGGHTSHMMEWFRTQDECPTGCGCRCLLQSTF